In Fulvitalea axinellae, the DNA window ATGCAAGGCGAGATCAAGTGGAAGTTGCAATATCACTTAAAAGTTCAGCGGGTAAACCTCTCGATGGAAAATTTACCGTTTCAGTGGTAGAAAGTGGAATCTTACCAGAGTTCAATAAAGAAAGTCGTGTTCTTAATAATGAACATAAGACTGTGGGTGTTGAGAATAAAAAAGAGAAGAACGGAAATACAATAAACGTATCAGGGCTTGCAACTGACCCTAATGGTAAGCCTCTACGACTTTTCTTTATCACCTTTTTTGATCCGATGGGAAAGTTGAAAAATGTCTATGTAAGAACTAATGAGAATGGGCAGTTTAGCTTAGATTTGCCACCTTTTTACGGGGAGAGGGTATTCTATGCTCATGCGTGGCAAGCCAATACTTTAGTCGAACCAATTATACATTTTAATAAGCCGAATCTGGCTCCCCAACCGTTTAAAACCCCTAACATCAGCAGAAAAACTGTTGAGGCCTATGCGTATGATAGCTTTAGAAGGAATAAGTTTGAAAGAGTCTTTGGGGTAAACGAGGTAGATACCACACATTTTTCCGAGACAAGAATTCTCGAAGTTCCGGACCGGTATTATCGAATGAGTGATTATGTGAAGCTTTACAATGTACGAGATGTATTCCGAGAAATTATAGCCCCTACAATCGTTAGGAAAAAGAAGAAAAAGCCAATAATCAAAATGTTGTTGTTGAAGGGTGAAGGCAAGTATATAGTCGAACCAATTTTTATGATTAATGGCGTTCTGACTCTTCGCTCAGAGGATGTATTATCTGTTCCCTTGAAGGATTTGAGATCAGTAAGGATCTATAATCAGGCGGAGACCATTAATAAGATAAACGTCTTTTTTGCCCAACGAGGATTTGTTGTATTAGAGACAAAAGAAAACTATAGACAGCAGGCAGGACATAATAAAATAGTCATTAAAGGATTCTCAGAGACGGCGAAGGAAGAGTTTCCAAACTATTCAGAAGGAAGTAACGACAATGGAAATACCGTTCCGGATTTTAGGCCTGTGTTATATCGTGAATCTGGACTTACATTGAAGAATGGTTCCGCAAAAATTCGTTTTTCTACTTCGGATGATCTAGGTTATTATACAGTCAAAGTTAGTGGTTTTAACAGTGTTGACGGAAAGTTTTTTGAAGTTAGGAAGAGTTTTAGAATAGAGGATTCGGTCACGGCCGAAGCAAAAGGTACGCTTTGAAAAAATAGAGGGTAGAAACGGCTGAAAGGTTAACCATTATAAGCTAATTAATCATTAAGAACGCTAGTCTACTTTTAGGGGGCTTCTTCTTTTAAAATATGCTGAATTATGGTTAAGAGTATTTGGTTCCGGATAGGCTTGCCTCTTGTTCTATCCTTAGCGTCTTCTTGTATTGAGAAATTTGATACAAATTTTGATGAAAGAACTCCACGTGTAGTTATAAATGGAATTATCTCTGATCAGCCAGGAGAAACCTTTGTATCCCTATTTTATACACGTGATTATGTGACTGGGTATGCAGAACCTTTTATTTCTATAGATGGAGCAGTGGTTAAAGTACTTGACTCAGGCGGGGACACTGAGTTTGAACTTTTTTATGAAAAGGACAAATATGTGCCAATTCACGATGGTGATAAAGGTATTGCGGGAGGGAGTTATATTCTTGAAGTTATCTTAGAAAACGGAGACGTATATCAATCAGAAATTGTTACTATCCCAGAATATCTCCCGAACATAGATAAATTGGAACCTGAGTTGACAAAGCATTTAGAATATAATGAGAGGAATGACAATTTTATAATTGTTAATAAAGTTAATTTAAATGTCGACTTTACATCAGGCAAGAGGGGTTATTTACAATGGGAGGTGGAAGGTGTTGTTGAAATTTTATCTCTAAATGATCCCAGAGGATTTACGACTGGCCCAACGTGTTATTTGAAACAAGGCATAACGGGAAAGAAACATTTTTTTGCAAAGAATCCTTCGGAACCAATGGTATCAAAAAAGGTTAGCGCTGTAACCGACATTCCATTTAATTCAGATTTTAGGTGGGGATATGGATTCACTCTGAAACAGTACGCAATAGAACCTGAAGCATATGAATACCTTCGAAAAACAAAACTTTTGATGGAATCATCCGGTTCCTTATTTGATCCATTTCCGGCACCAATAGAAGGAAATGTCAGAAAATTAGATGATCCTGACAAATGGGTTTTGGGTTACATCATAGCCAGAAAGGGCGGAAAAGTTGCGCATTTGGTCACAAATGCAAGCAGGCTGGGAAAATCAATGAAAACTGGATGTGAACAGGCTGTTGAGGACATACTTAGTGGGAACGCACCTGATCGTAATATTCCTTCGTATTGTTTTAACTGTTTAGAGATAGAAGGAACCACAACAGAAAAACCAGATTATTGGTATTAATTTCATTATTCTTGAATATACTGATAAAGAATCGATATCTAAATCGGTTATTTCCTACGAAACTAAATCTTGATAAGGAACGGGGTAAGGCTCATTGTAAAGCGTTTCATAACTTGCGTTAAAGCGTTGGTAAACGCTATGCGCCGCGCTGTGGCCTCCTTTACGAACCAGTACGTTCAATTTTATCCTTAATGCGCTGTCTTCCAAACTATCCAGATTAAAAATAGCATCAGCAATATCAGATAATTTATCCATGTCTTTTTTGAAATCC includes these proteins:
- a CDS encoding DUF4249 domain-containing protein; amino-acid sequence: MVKSIWFRIGLPLVLSLASSCIEKFDTNFDERTPRVVINGIISDQPGETFVSLFYTRDYVTGYAEPFISIDGAVVKVLDSGGDTEFELFYEKDKYVPIHDGDKGIAGGSYILEVILENGDVYQSEIVTIPEYLPNIDKLEPELTKHLEYNERNDNFIIVNKVNLNVDFTSGKRGYLQWEVEGVVEILSLNDPRGFTTGPTCYLKQGITGKKHFFAKNPSEPMVSKKVSAVTDIPFNSDFRWGYGFTLKQYAIEPEAYEYLRKTKLLMESSGSLFDPFPAPIEGNVRKLDDPDKWVLGYIIARKGGKVAHLVTNASRLGKSMKTGCEQAVEDILSGNAPDRNIPSYCFNCLEIEGTTTEKPDYWY